The following coding sequences are from one Methanococcoides orientis window:
- a CDS encoding uracil-DNA glycosylase encodes MSSEWKTLEDVEKNIFDCTACPLSETVINKVVRKGSDKPKVLFIGEAPGKNEDETGVPFCGRAGKILDELIDYAGLEDSDWAVINTIKCRPPKNRNPNKKELESCKPFLNRQIELLDPKLIILLGNTAEKAFLNGHKMEWGAVEDFEGRNVLKIFHPAALIYTRSRTEDQHRFIDENRHLFS; translated from the coding sequence ATGAGCTCTGAATGGAAAACACTCGAAGATGTTGAAAAGAATATCTTTGACTGTACGGCATGTCCGCTTTCTGAGACTGTTATCAATAAGGTCGTACGCAAGGGATCGGACAAACCTAAAGTATTATTTATTGGAGAAGCACCGGGAAAGAACGAGGATGAGACAGGAGTTCCTTTTTGCGGACGTGCAGGGAAGATACTGGATGAACTGATCGACTATGCCGGACTTGAAGATAGTGATTGGGCAGTCATCAATACGATCAAATGCAGACCGCCAAAGAACCGCAATCCGAACAAGAAAGAACTCGAATCCTGCAAACCATTCCTGAACAGGCAGATAGAACTGCTTGATCCGAAATTGATAATTCTCCTTGGAAATACTGCTGAAAAGGCTTTCCTTAATGGACATAAGATGGAATGGGGAGCTGTCGAGGATTTCGAAGGACGAAATGTGCTTAAGATATTCCACCCGGCAGCATTGATCTATACAAGATCCCGAACAGAAGACCAGCACAGGTTCATTGATGAGAACAGGCATTTGTTCTCATGA
- a CDS encoding glutamate--tRNA ligase, translated as MTLTDEDKITIEKFALQNAVKYGKTPQLGAVMGRVMGSCPHLRPLAKDVGPIIQQILDEVSKESPGQWESRLEAIAPELIEELNTKKVPDKGLKPLDVAEGENVVMRFAPNPNGPPTIGSTRGIVVNSEYVKKYGGKFIIRFDDTDPQTKRPMLEAYDWYIEDCTWLGAKPDQVVIASDQMEVYYDYARQLIEMGHAYVCFCEGGDFKKFKDAKEPCPHRGQSPVVNLEHWDKMLAGEYEEKAAVVRIKTDIKHKDPALRDYGAFRIVKTPHPRPEVGDKYVVWPLLDFEGAIEDHELGMTHIIRGKDLMDSEKRQGYIYNYLGWDYPKTTHWGRIKVHEFGKFSTSGLRQAIEEGEYSGWDDPRLPTLRALRRRGIKPEAIRKFMIEMGVGETDVSISMDTLYAENRKIIDPIANRYFFVWDPVELEIENAEACVVEPSLHPTEERGRRSINVGSNVFVCNDDVGSVKEGDVLRLKDLYNIEVTSVSPLKGRCIGNSMEDAKTRKMRIIHWAPEDNIAIKVLAPHGEFTGVGEKQVVEELNNVVQFERFGFCKIDSVDDGVVAYFTHK; from the coding sequence ATGACCCTGACTGATGAAGATAAGATTACTATAGAGAAATTTGCGCTTCAAAACGCTGTAAAATATGGAAAGACCCCTCAGCTTGGAGCTGTTATGGGGCGTGTTATGGGCTCGTGTCCTCATCTGCGTCCTCTTGCAAAGGATGTTGGACCTATCATCCAGCAGATACTGGACGAGGTTTCAAAAGAGAGTCCTGGGCAGTGGGAATCCCGCCTTGAGGCGATAGCACCTGAGCTTATCGAGGAGCTTAACACGAAAAAAGTGCCTGATAAAGGGCTCAAGCCTCTTGACGTTGCAGAGGGTGAGAACGTTGTCATGCGTTTTGCACCAAATCCCAATGGTCCTCCTACAATTGGAAGCACCCGTGGCATTGTGGTAAACTCTGAATATGTCAAGAAGTATGGTGGCAAGTTCATCATTCGTTTTGATGATACAGATCCACAGACCAAGCGTCCGATGCTTGAGGCTTATGATTGGTACATCGAGGACTGTACATGGCTTGGTGCAAAACCGGATCAGGTGGTAATTGCATCAGATCAGATGGAGGTCTATTACGATTATGCAAGGCAGCTCATCGAGATGGGTCACGCCTATGTCTGCTTCTGTGAAGGCGGCGACTTCAAGAAGTTCAAGGATGCCAAGGAACCCTGCCCCCACCGTGGACAGAGTCCTGTGGTGAACCTTGAGCACTGGGATAAGATGCTTGCAGGCGAATATGAGGAAAAGGCTGCAGTGGTCAGAATAAAGACCGATATCAAGCACAAAGACCCTGCACTTCGTGATTATGGTGCTTTCAGGATCGTCAAGACCCCTCACCCTCGTCCTGAGGTCGGTGACAAATATGTGGTCTGGCCTTTGCTTGACTTTGAAGGTGCCATTGAGGACCATGAGCTTGGCATGACTCATATTATCAGGGGTAAGGACCTGATGGACAGTGAGAAGCGCCAGGGTTATATCTATAATTATCTCGGCTGGGACTATCCAAAGACTACTCACTGGGGCCGTATCAAGGTGCATGAGTTTGGCAAGTTCAGTACAAGCGGACTCCGGCAGGCAATAGAGGAAGGGGAGTATTCAGGGTGGGATGATCCAAGACTTCCAACACTGCGTGCACTCCGAAGACGTGGTATCAAGCCTGAAGCGATCCGTAAATTCATGATCGAAATGGGTGTGGGTGAAACCGATGTCAGTATCAGTATGGACACTCTATATGCAGAGAACAGAAAGATCATTGATCCTATTGCTAACAGGTATTTCTTTGTGTGGGATCCTGTTGAACTTGAGATCGAAAATGCAGAAGCCTGTGTTGTGGAACCTTCATTGCATCCTACTGAAGAGAGGGGAAGGCGTAGCATCAATGTCGGATCAAATGTATTTGTCTGCAATGATGATGTAGGGTCTGTCAAAGAAGGTGATGTCCTGCGTTTGAAGGATCTCTATAATATTGAGGTTACATCTGTAAGTCCGCTGAAAGGTCGTTGCATTGGAAACTCCATGGAAGATGCTAAAACCAGGAAGATGCGCATAATCCATTGGGCACCTGAGGACAACATCGCTATAAAGGTGCTGGCACCACATGGTGAGTTCACAGGTGTTGGCGAGAAGCAGGTTGTTGAAGAGCTTAACAATGTTGTCCAGTTCGAAAGGTTCGGCTTCTGCAAGATCGATTCAGTGGATGATGGTGTCGTTGCATACTTCACACATAAGTAA
- a CDS encoding KEOPS complex subunit Pcc1 codes for MKISTTIKFNSPDAPDVARKVALSLKPDNLTNMETMIGEEQASITIRTEKISSMIATVDDLLMNAKIAEDIIKEVEDENEL; via the coding sequence ATGAAGATATCTACAACGATCAAGTTCAACAGCCCGGATGCACCTGATGTTGCAAGGAAAGTTGCACTTTCACTAAAACCTGACAATCTTACCAACATGGAAACAATGATAGGAGAAGAACAGGCATCCATAACCATCAGAACAGAGAAGATATCATCCATGATCGCGACCGTGGACGATCTGCTCATGAACGCAAAGATCGCCGAAGATATCATAAAGGAAGTGGAGGATGAAAATGAGCTCTGA
- the glmU gene encoding bifunctional sugar-1-phosphate nucleotidylyltransferase/acetyltransferase encodes MKAVVLAAGEGTRMRPLTSEIPKVMLPIANKPMLEHIVDAAIEAGIEGFVFITGYNEESISEYFGSGEERGVTIDYVHQKEQLGTANAIGYAKEYVKDKFIVLNGDVLVSSSHIRRMTERKEDAVITVKHVENPSDFGVIEISGDNVSRIIEKPENPPTDLANAGIYLFRESIFELIEKTPLSPREEYEITDSLQMLIDSDANVGYEVLEEEWIDIGRPWDLLDANAVLLEDMKPVRSGLVEPNATLIGDVSVGEGTLIRNGAYIIGPVVIGKDCDIGPNCFIRPSTTIGDRVHIGNAVEVKNCIIMDDTKIGHLTYIGDSIIGRKCNFGAGTKVANLRHDGRNIKVNIKGKRTDSGRRKLGVIMGDDVHTGINTSINVGTVMKSGSFTKPGELVR; translated from the coding sequence ATGAAAGCGGTAGTACTTGCAGCCGGAGAAGGTACCCGGATGCGACCATTGACATCAGAGATTCCAAAGGTCATGCTTCCGATAGCCAACAAACCGATGCTTGAACATATAGTTGATGCAGCAATAGAAGCAGGTATTGAAGGATTCGTGTTCATTACAGGTTATAATGAAGAAAGTATCAGTGAATACTTTGGCAGTGGAGAGGAACGAGGTGTTACTATTGACTACGTTCACCAGAAAGAACAGCTTGGTACAGCCAATGCCATTGGATATGCAAAAGAGTACGTCAAAGACAAGTTTATCGTACTCAATGGAGATGTTCTTGTCAGTTCATCACACATTAGGAGGATGACCGAAAGAAAAGAGGATGCGGTCATCACGGTCAAACATGTGGAAAATCCTTCGGATTTCGGAGTCATCGAGATCAGCGGCGATAACGTTTCCAGAATAATAGAAAAACCTGAAAACCCACCCACAGACCTCGCCAATGCAGGAATATACCTATTCAGAGAATCTATTTTTGAACTTATCGAAAAGACCCCACTGTCACCAAGAGAAGAATACGAGATCACGGATTCACTTCAGATGCTGATCGATAGCGATGCCAATGTTGGTTATGAGGTCCTGGAAGAAGAATGGATAGATATCGGCAGACCGTGGGACCTCCTCGATGCTAATGCAGTTCTGTTAGAAGATATGAAGCCGGTGAGATCAGGTCTTGTAGAACCTAATGCCACCCTAATAGGCGATGTAAGTGTGGGAGAAGGAACCCTCATACGCAACGGAGCATATATAATCGGACCTGTGGTGATAGGAAAAGATTGCGACATAGGACCTAATTGTTTCATACGCCCTTCAACAACTATCGGAGACAGGGTTCATATTGGAAATGCCGTTGAAGTTAAGAACTGTATCATAATGGATGATACAAAGATCGGACACCTGACCTACATAGGGGATAGTATTATAGGACGAAAGTGCAATTTCGGTGCCGGAACAAAAGTTGCCAACCTCAGACATGATGGCAGGAACATAAAGGTCAATATCAAGGGAAAGAGGACCGATTCAGGAAGAAGGAAGCTTGGCGTCATCATGGGCGACGATGTCCACACCGGGATAAACACCAGCATAAACGTAGGAACAGTCATGAAAAGTGGAAGCTTTACGAAACCCGGAGAGCTTGTCAGGTGA
- the glmS gene encoding glutamine--fructose-6-phosphate transaminase (isomerizing): MCGIIGYVGNREAAPILIDCLKKLEYRGYDSAGITILNGNIDTYKTVGKIRELEKIIPEELKGNIGIGHTRWATHGIPSTVNSHPHNSGDISIVHNGIIENYLSIKEKLQQNGYEFLSDTDTEVIAHLLHSKLYGNVNNTKKTCDFFTALCSTLREVEGSYAVTAVCTSEPDLMLAARKDSPLIIGIGDGEYYAASDVTAFLNHTKEVVFVDDLDLVTIRPEGVEFFDLDGNVLEKENTTIEWDIEAAEKAGYEHFMLKEIHEQARSVNDTFSGKLSELDGSVNLEELNISNEEIRNIDRIEIIACGTSLNAGLVGKYLFENLAGIHTDVDIGSEFRYSSPIMNENVLSIAITQSGETADTLAAIRSCRSYGCNSIAITNVVGSSITRDANNVLYTHAGPEIGVAATKTFTAQLIMLYILAIRFARAKGTLDVNEAKDLLVNLKRIPGQIQKILNRKDTIRECAKMFAKESDYFFIGRHLNYPIALEGALKLKEISYIHAEGFAGGELKHGPLALIEDGTPVVAIATKGHVYEKILSNIKEIKAREATVIAVANADDTEIEKYVDWVLRIPATDELLSPVLSTVVLQLLAYYTALARGCSIDKPKNLAKSVTVE, encoded by the coding sequence ATGTGTGGAATTATAGGATATGTGGGCAACCGTGAGGCAGCGCCTATACTAATAGATTGCTTAAAAAAGCTTGAATACAGAGGATATGACTCAGCCGGAATCACAATACTCAATGGAAATATAGACACATACAAGACCGTCGGGAAAATAAGGGAACTGGAAAAGATCATCCCCGAAGAGCTAAAAGGGAATATAGGGATCGGACATACAAGATGGGCCACACATGGAATTCCAAGTACGGTTAATTCCCACCCACATAACTCCGGCGACATATCCATAGTGCACAATGGAATCATCGAGAACTATCTTTCTATCAAAGAAAAATTGCAGCAGAATGGTTATGAATTTTTATCAGACACAGATACAGAGGTCATTGCACACCTTCTGCACTCAAAATTATATGGAAATGTTAACAACACAAAAAAGACTTGTGACTTCTTCACAGCGCTCTGCAGTACACTCCGAGAAGTTGAAGGATCATATGCAGTCACTGCAGTATGTACCAGTGAACCTGACCTGATGCTCGCAGCCAGAAAGGACAGTCCCCTGATAATCGGAATAGGAGATGGAGAATACTATGCAGCATCTGATGTCACTGCTTTCCTCAATCACACAAAGGAAGTAGTTTTTGTAGATGACCTTGATCTTGTTACCATCAGGCCAGAAGGAGTGGAATTTTTTGATCTCGATGGCAATGTCCTTGAAAAAGAGAATACCACTATTGAATGGGACATTGAAGCTGCAGAAAAAGCAGGATATGAACATTTCATGCTTAAAGAGATACATGAGCAAGCTAGATCTGTGAATGATACATTCTCAGGCAAGTTATCCGAACTAGATGGTTCCGTGAATCTTGAAGAGCTAAACATCTCCAATGAAGAGATCAGGAATATTGACAGGATCGAAATCATTGCCTGCGGAACATCTTTGAATGCAGGCCTTGTAGGCAAATATCTTTTTGAGAATCTCGCAGGCATACACACCGATGTAGATATCGGATCTGAGTTCAGGTACAGTAGTCCCATAATGAATGAGAACGTCCTTTCAATTGCGATCACCCAATCAGGTGAAACAGCAGACACCCTTGCTGCGATCAGAAGCTGCAGATCATATGGCTGCAATTCGATCGCCATTACCAATGTCGTTGGCAGCAGCATCACAAGAGATGCAAACAATGTTCTTTACACACATGCGGGACCCGAGATAGGTGTAGCTGCAACAAAGACCTTTACGGCACAGCTCATCATGCTCTACATACTTGCGATCCGATTTGCAAGAGCCAAGGGGACACTAGATGTAAATGAAGCAAAGGACCTGCTTGTGAACCTGAAGCGCATCCCGGGACAGATACAGAAAATATTGAACCGCAAGGATACGATCCGCGAATGTGCGAAAATGTTCGCAAAAGAGAGTGATTATTTCTTTATTGGAAGACACCTTAATTATCCTATTGCACTTGAAGGTGCTTTGAAGCTTAAAGAAATATCATATATACACGCAGAAGGTTTTGCAGGTGGCGAACTTAAACATGGACCTCTTGCGCTTATCGAGGATGGAACACCTGTCGTTGCAATTGCCACAAAAGGACATGTATACGAGAAGATCCTGAGCAACATCAAGGAAATAAAAGCAAGAGAAGCAACGGTCATAGCTGTTGCCAATGCGGATGATACTGAGATAGAGAAATACGTTGACTGGGTATTGCGCATACCTGCAACAGATGAGTTACTCTCACCGGTGCTATCAACCGTAGTATTGCAACTGCTTGCCTATTATACAGCCCTTGCAAGAGGATGTTCCATAGACAAACCGAAGAACCTTGCGAAGAGCGTTACTGTAGAGTAA
- the glmM gene encoding phosphoglucosamine mutase, whose protein sequence is MKLFGSSGIRGITNKDVTVDLALKVGLALGKTKGTAVIGRDPRVAGEMIEHAVISGLLSAGCDVVRIGMVSTPTLAYASRDYECGVMITASHNPAEYVGIKLWNPDGMAFDSSQQEEIEDIIENETFEPVRWDRIGNLTEDSNAIRKHIEMIVKNVEMSSKRVIIDCGCGAGSTITPYVLREIGCEVITLNSQPDGHFPARNPEPNDANLTLLKKAMKEFGADIGIAQDGDADRMMTVDENGEFITGDEMLAMFARHECKSDAKLVVPVDTSMMIDDALPDSTVVRTRVGDVYVAEEIKRSEADFGGEPSGSWIFPAISYCPDGIYAAAKVMELIKDKKLSELKAELPHYPTRRGTVKCDNERKDAVMQLVHSELGSSGEITDIDGIRVDMEEGWVLVRPSGTEPKMRITAEAREGVDKLYDMVENIVRRGLA, encoded by the coding sequence ATGAAATTATTCGGATCATCCGGCATCAGAGGGATTACTAACAAGGACGTAACAGTAGATCTTGCGTTGAAGGTCGGGCTTGCACTTGGAAAGACGAAAGGAACTGCAGTTATTGGACGTGATCCACGGGTTGCAGGAGAAATGATAGAACATGCAGTCATATCTGGCCTTCTTTCAGCTGGTTGTGACGTAGTACGCATCGGAATGGTAAGCACACCCACACTTGCCTATGCCTCCAGAGATTATGAATGTGGAGTAATGATAACAGCATCCCACAATCCTGCAGAATATGTGGGGATCAAATTGTGGAATCCTGACGGAATGGCATTTGATTCATCCCAGCAGGAAGAGATCGAAGACATCATCGAGAACGAAACGTTCGAGCCTGTCAGATGGGACAGGATCGGCAATCTGACCGAAGACAGCAATGCCATCAGGAAACACATTGAGATGATCGTGAAGAATGTGGAAATGTCATCAAAACGTGTGATCATAGACTGCGGGTGTGGAGCAGGTAGCACAATAACCCCTTACGTCCTGCGAGAGATCGGATGTGAGGTCATAACTTTGAACTCACAACCTGATGGACACTTCCCTGCACGAAATCCTGAACCAAATGATGCAAATCTGACGTTACTAAAAAAAGCAATGAAGGAATTCGGCGCAGACATAGGCATTGCTCAGGACGGTGATGCTGACAGGATGATGACCGTGGACGAAAACGGAGAGTTCATTACCGGAGATGAAATGCTTGCGATGTTTGCCAGACACGAATGCAAAAGCGACGCAAAACTTGTAGTTCCGGTTGATACATCAATGATGATAGATGATGCACTGCCAGATTCAACAGTTGTCCGCACAAGAGTAGGAGATGTCTATGTCGCTGAGGAGATCAAAAGGTCTGAAGCGGACTTCGGAGGAGAACCATCAGGAAGCTGGATATTCCCTGCAATATCATATTGCCCTGACGGCATCTATGCAGCTGCAAAGGTGATGGAACTCATAAAGGATAAAAAGCTATCAGAGCTAAAGGCTGAACTCCCACACTACCCAACGCGCCGCGGAACTGTCAAATGCGACAATGAAAGAAAGGACGCTGTAATGCAGTTAGTACATTCTGAACTTGGATCTTCCGGAGAGATCACAGATATCGATGGAATACGCGTAGACATGGAAGAAGGATGGGTGCTTGTAAGACCATCCGGAACAGAACCCAAGATGCGCATAACTGCTGAGGCAAGGGAAGGCGTAGACAAACTATACGACATGGTGGAAAATATTGTAAGAAGAGGTTTGGCATGA
- a CDS encoding DHH family phosphoesterase has translation MIEMQNLIELAKQIASIIEEYEHARVISHNDADGISSAAIICQALLRKGIPYHLTIVGRLDESVAEMVNETTSDNDIVIFCDMGSGQSEIIEKVEQDVIVIDHHKPVGDSPSKAMINPHMVGIDGAVHLCAATTTYLVAKALDEENVDLAGLAIAGAVGDKQLFETANKVILDEAVEAGIVSVKKGLKVGSGDIADILENTPEPYLDITGEREKIDHFLEMLDIHGNIDSLDTEQLQKLTSTIALKLTKAASPEAIEAAIGDVYILNREIVRNAYDLVAIMNTCGKQKVPGLAIALCMKDESALEEAQDITLKSQKAIIADIKKAEELLQKGKNIYYLSGKELESTGMVASTIIRYVHPDMPFIAINEVEGVIKISGRGSRELVEKGLDLAYAMRTAASSVGGDGGGHSVASGASIPLGRTEEFIALVDDIIGEQLN, from the coding sequence TTGATAGAAATGCAGAATTTAATAGAACTTGCAAAACAGATAGCTTCCATCATTGAAGAATATGAACATGCACGTGTCATCTCCCATAATGATGCAGACGGCATATCTTCAGCCGCGATCATCTGCCAGGCACTGCTCAGAAAAGGGATACCATACCATCTGACGATCGTTGGACGTCTGGACGAAAGCGTTGCAGAGATGGTAAATGAAACTACTTCTGATAATGATATTGTGATATTCTGCGATATGGGTAGCGGGCAATCAGAGATAATCGAAAAGGTCGAACAGGATGTGATCGTGATCGATCACCACAAGCCAGTCGGAGATTCGCCATCCAAAGCCATGATAAACCCACATATGGTCGGAATTGACGGAGCAGTGCACCTGTGTGCGGCCACTACAACATACCTTGTTGCAAAGGCACTGGATGAAGAAAATGTTGACCTTGCAGGACTTGCTATAGCGGGTGCCGTTGGAGATAAACAACTGTTCGAAACTGCGAACAAGGTCATACTGGATGAAGCTGTTGAAGCCGGGATAGTTTCTGTGAAAAAGGGACTGAAAGTAGGCAGCGGTGATATTGCGGACATACTGGAGAATACACCGGAACCCTACCTAGATATTACAGGCGAACGTGAAAAAATAGATCATTTCCTGGAAATGCTTGACATACATGGCAATATCGATTCACTTGATACTGAACAACTGCAAAAACTAACATCCACAATTGCATTAAAACTTACAAAAGCCGCCAGCCCTGAAGCTATTGAAGCTGCTATTGGAGATGTATACATACTGAACAGAGAGATTGTCAGGAATGCCTACGACCTTGTAGCCATCATGAACACCTGTGGCAAACAGAAAGTTCCCGGACTTGCCATTGCACTTTGCATGAAGGACGAGTCAGCACTGGAAGAAGCACAGGACATAACTCTCAAAAGCCAGAAGGCCATCATCGCCGACATTAAGAAAGCAGAAGAGCTCTTGCAAAAGGGTAAGAACATCTACTACCTGAGTGGAAAGGAACTTGAATCCACAGGAATGGTTGCCAGTACAATTATAAGATATGTACATCCGGACATGCCATTCATCGCAATTAACGAGGTGGAAGGCGTGATCAAGATATCCGGAAGAGGAAGCAGGGAACTGGTCGAAAAAGGACTTGACCTTGCCTATGCAATGCGAACTGCAGCATCATCTGTTGGCGGGGATGGCGGAGGGCACAGTGTAGCTTCCGGTGCATCAATACCACTTGGAAGAACAGAGGAATTCATTGCACTTGTCGATGACATTATCGGAGAACAGCTGAACTGA
- a CDS encoding serine--tRNA ligase, with amino-acid sequence MELKFNLKGAFKTSADPTDAKDIIAQYINEANETILTKGAPEGQGARITEWNIVDNSVEVSIESGRFVRAHDAIIRLRKPLAGKLGKEFHIGIRGIDVKEFTIEMPAEEKIDNIKIPHVSNITNVEGGIVLELEVGESELENRIPDRILTLMEEKVRAKDYGGKAEHWQVLWESEKKEHTFHGDPTQEMMKEGWIKRGASRGQWIHGPQSTKMFRTFERIVMEELLGPLGYREMIFPKLIPWEVWQKSGHAKGVYPEIYYVCPPKTRDPEFWEEVSDHYKVTHEVPTELIKEKIGDPIGGLCYAQCPPFWMYLQGETIPTEDFPIKVFDRSGTSHRYESGGIHGMERVDEFHRVEIVWLGTKEQVVATAKELHEKYMHIFNEILDLEWRKAWVTPWFMAQEGLTGLSEQGEAGTTDYEAPLPYRGDDGEWLEFQNVSINGNKYPSGFNVKSQSGEELWSGCSGVGLERWASAFFAQKGLDPENWPEEFRKRVGEMPKGIHFL; translated from the coding sequence ATGGAACTTAAATTCAACCTGAAAGGAGCATTCAAGACCAGCGCCGACCCGACCGACGCAAAAGATATTATTGCCCAGTATATCAATGAGGCAAATGAGACCATCCTTACAAAAGGAGCACCAGAAGGACAGGGTGCAAGGATCACAGAATGGAATATTGTTGATAACAGTGTCGAGGTCTCTATAGAATCAGGAAGGTTCGTCAGGGCACATGACGCAATAATCCGGCTCAGGAAACCCCTTGCAGGAAAGCTTGGAAAAGAGTTCCACATAGGCATTCGTGGAATCGATGTGAAAGAGTTCACCATTGAAATGCCTGCAGAAGAGAAAATTGACAATATAAAGATCCCACATGTAAGCAACATCACAAATGTTGAAGGCGGCATAGTCCTTGAGCTTGAGGTCGGAGAATCCGAGCTTGAGAACCGTATCCCTGACAGGATACTGACCCTTATGGAAGAAAAGGTCAGGGCAAAGGACTACGGTGGCAAAGCAGAGCACTGGCAGGTCCTCTGGGAAAGTGAAAAGAAGGAACACACATTCCATGGCGATCCCACACAGGAAATGATGAAAGAAGGATGGATCAAGCGAGGAGCAAGCCGCGGACAGTGGATCCATGGACCGCAGTCCACAAAGATGTTCAGGACCTTCGAAAGGATCGTTATGGAAGAGCTCCTTGGACCTCTGGGATACAGGGAAATGATCTTCCCGAAACTGATCCCATGGGAGGTCTGGCAGAAATCCGGGCATGCTAAGGGCGTATATCCTGAGATCTACTACGTCTGCCCTCCAAAGACCAGGGATCCTGAGTTCTGGGAAGAGGTCTCTGATCACTACAAGGTCACACATGAGGTGCCAACAGAGCTTATTAAAGAGAAGATCGGAGATCCTATCGGTGGTCTGTGCTATGCACAATGTCCTCCGTTCTGGATGTACCTGCAGGGAGAAACGATCCCTACCGAGGACTTCCCGATAAAGGTATTTGACAGGTCAGGCACATCACACCGATATGAGAGCGGCGGCATTCATGGAATGGAGCGCGTGGACGAGTTCCACCGTGTGGAGATCGTATGGCTTGGTACAAAGGAACAGGTTGTGGCAACTGCAAAGGAATTGCATGAAAAGTACATGCACATCTTTAATGAGATCCTTGACCTTGAGTGGAGAAAGGCATGGGTAACCCCATGGTTCATGGCACAGGAAGGTCTTACAGGTCTTTCAGAGCAGGGTGAAGCAGGTACCACGGACTATGAAGCACCACTGCCTTACAGAGGCGATGACGGGGAATGGCTTGAGTTCCAGAATGTCAGTATCAACGGTAACAAGTACCCATCAGGATTCAATGTGAAATCCCAATCCGGTGAAGAACTATGGTCAGGCTGTTCAGGCGTGGGACTTGAGCGCTGGGCGTCAGCATTCTTTGCACAGAAGGGTCTTGATCCCGAAAACTGGCCAGAGGAGTTCAGGAAGAGAGTCGGTGAAATGCCAAAGGGAATTCATTTCCTCTAA
- a CDS encoding 30S ribosomal protein S3ae — protein sequence MAKKRVQRKLDKWKSKEWYNIVAPKFIGSNHIGVTPTDEPEKLLGRIVETTVGELTNDFSKHNIKLKLEIDNVTGDVANTRFIGHEITTDYLRSIVKRQTSRIDANLNVKTKDGYKIRVKPICFTVKRARTSQIKGLRDVMTETVAKRASELDFEQFVEEAIVGKLSANIYRKSKSIYPLRRVEIRKTEVQVVPPHAVATPVVEEAPVVEEAPVVEETPVVEEAPEVVETTTEE from the coding sequence TTGGCAAAAAAGAGAGTACAAAGGAAGCTGGATAAGTGGAAATCAAAAGAGTGGTATAACATCGTTGCACCAAAGTTCATCGGTAGCAACCATATCGGTGTAACCCCAACTGACGAACCGGAGAAACTTCTCGGTCGTATTGTGGAGACCACCGTTGGTGAACTCACCAATGATTTCTCAAAGCACAACATCAAACTCAAACTTGAGATCGATAATGTAACCGGCGATGTGGCAAACACAAGATTCATTGGCCACGAGATCACAACCGATTACCTGCGTTCCATCGTAAAGCGCCAGACTTCCAGAATTGATGCTAATCTCAATGTCAAGACAAAGGATGGTTACAAGATCAGGGTCAAACCTATCTGCTTTACAGTCAAGAGAGCAAGGACAAGCCAGATCAAAGGTCTCAGGGATGTCATGACCGAAACAGTAGCAAAACGCGCATCAGAACTCGACTTTGAGCAGTTCGTAGAAGAAGCTATTGTCGGAAAACTTTCCGCAAACATCTACAGGAAATCAAAATCCATCTACCCACTGAGAAGGGTAGAGATCAGAAAGACCGAAGTTCAGGTAGTTCCACCACACGCAGTAGCAACTCCAGTAGTTGAAGAAGCACCAGTGGTTGAAGAAGCTCCAGTAGTTGAAGAAACTCCGGTAGTTGAAGAAGCTCCGGAAGTTGTAGAGACTACAACTGAGGAATGA